The Juglans regia cultivar Chandler chromosome 2, Walnut 2.0, whole genome shotgun sequence genome includes a window with the following:
- the LOC108991483 gene encoding triose phosphate/phosphate translocator, non-green plastid, chloroplastic-like, which produces MQSTAFTLSPSLPLPTKTRRPSNPTFYPRSFDPVRASSSSDPRDLSLSPNVSFSSPHMPRRSWSLSSSSPFKLRPWTSAPAPDSNPRTSSFEVRAASVPESAESSSTWKTLELGALFGLWYLFNIYFNIYNKQVLKVYPYPVTVTVVQLAVGTVLVSLMWGLNLYKRPKISGSQLAAILPLAVVHTLGNLFTNMSLGKVAVSFTHTIKAMEPFFSVVLSAMFLGEMPTAWVVASLMPIVGGVALASVTEASFNWAGFWSAMASNLSNQSRNVLSKKVMVNKEESLDNITLFSVITVMSFFLLSPVAIFMDGVKFTPAYLQSAGLNIKQVYTRSLLAALCFHAYQQVSYMILQRVSPVTHSVGNCVKRVVVIVSSVLVFKTAVSPINTLGTGIALAGVFLYSRVKRIKPKKA; this is translated from the exons ATGCAGAGCACGGCGTTCACTCTCTCGCCCTCACTCCCTCTCCCCACGAAGACTCGCAGGCCTTCGAACCCGACCTTCTACCCTAGGTCATTCGACCCCGTGCGCGCCTCTTCCTCTTCGGATCCCCGcgatctctccctctcccccaaTGTTTCCTTCTCCTCTCCTCACATGCCTCGCCGATCCTGGTCTCTGTCCTCGTCGTCCCCGTTCAAGCTCAGGCCTTGGACCTCCGCCCCAGCGCCTGATTCCAATCCAAGAACGAGTAGTTTCGAGGTTAGGGCTGCCTCGGTGCCCGAGAGCGCCGAGTCCAGCAGCACATGGAAGACGTTGGAGCTCGGAGCGTTGTTTGGCCTCTGGTACCTCTTCAACATCTACTTCAATATCTACAACAAGCAG GTTTTGAAGGTGTACCCATACCCTGTAACTGTCACTGTGGTTCAGTTAGCCGTCGGTACTGTACTTGTTTCGCTCATGTGGGGTCTTAATCTCTATAAAAGGCCCAAAATTAGTGGTTCACAG CTTGCTGCTATACTGCCACTGGCAGTGGTGCACACGTTAGGGAACCTTTTCACAAATATGAGTCTTGGAAAAGTTGCAGTGTCATTCACTCACACGATCAAAGCTATGGAGCCCTTCTTCTCAGTTGTCCTCTCTGCTATGTTTCTTGGGGAG ATGCCCACTGCATGGGTGGTTGCTTCCCTTATGCCAATTGTTGGTGGAGTGGCACTGGCATCAGTCACGGAGGCCTCTTTTAACTG GGCTGGATTCTGGAGTGCAATGGCTTCCAATTTGTCAAACCAATCTCGTAATGTCCTTAGCAAAAAAGTCATGGTTAATAAAGAG GAATCTTTGGACAACATTACTCTCTTCTCAGTAATAACTGTAATGTCCTTTTTCTTGTTATCTCCTGTGGCTATCTTCATGGACGGTGTCAAGTTTACTCCTGCATACCTTCAATCAGCT GGATTAAATATTAAACAAGTATACACCAGGTCTCTTTTGGCTGCACTCTGCTTCCATGCCTATCAGCAG GTTTCCTACATGATATTGCAGAGGGTATCGCCTGTTACCCACTCTGTCGGAAATTGTGTGAAGCGAGTGGTGGTTATAGTCAGCTCTGTCCTCGTTTTCAAAACGGCCGTCTCTCCTATCAACACTCTTG GCACTGGAATTGCTCTTGCTGGAGTCTTCTTGTATTCCCGCGTGAAGCGCATTAAGCCAAAGAAAGCTTGA